In one Streptomyces sp. NBC_01241 genomic region, the following are encoded:
- a CDS encoding siderophore-interacting protein, translated as MTTSVAPPITPFRFFDLTVLRTRRLGPSMLRVTFGGPELDGFAAGGRDQSLSLFLPHPGQPEPVVPVDADGNWFAAWRALPDNVRAVMRSYTVRAQRRTPDGASEVDIDFALHGVGGPACRWAAGASPGDRLKALGPAVEDNTAVRFRPPQDTDWVLIWADETALPAASAALEWLPAGTEARVWLEVQHTEDRQALNTAAKARISWLVRDEGAPTALEAVRAAELPEGTPYVWIAGESSQVRALRRHLVQERRFDRRRLTFAGYWRRGLSEEQVREAATGSDA; from the coding sequence ATGACAACGTCCGTCGCACCCCCCATCACCCCCTTCCGGTTCTTCGATCTGACCGTTCTGCGGACCCGGCGACTGGGGCCCTCGATGCTCCGGGTCACCTTCGGCGGCCCGGAGCTCGACGGCTTCGCCGCCGGAGGACGCGACCAGAGCCTGTCGCTGTTCCTGCCGCACCCCGGCCAGCCGGAACCAGTCGTTCCGGTCGATGCGGACGGCAACTGGTTCGCCGCCTGGCGCGCACTTCCGGACAACGTGCGGGCCGTCATGCGCTCGTACACCGTGCGCGCCCAACGCCGTACACCCGACGGGGCGAGCGAGGTCGACATCGACTTCGCGCTGCACGGGGTCGGCGGGCCCGCCTGCCGCTGGGCCGCGGGCGCCTCCCCCGGCGACCGGCTCAAGGCGCTGGGCCCGGCCGTCGAGGACAACACCGCCGTCCGCTTCCGCCCTCCACAGGACACCGACTGGGTGCTGATCTGGGCCGATGAGACCGCACTGCCCGCCGCGTCCGCCGCCCTGGAGTGGCTGCCGGCCGGCACGGAGGCCCGGGTCTGGCTGGAGGTCCAGCACACCGAGGACCGCCAGGCCCTCAACACCGCGGCCAAGGCCCGGATCAGCTGGCTCGTACGCGACGAGGGCGCACCCACCGCCCTGGAGGCCGTCCGGGCGGCCGAGTTGCCCGAGGGGACGCCGTACGTCTGGATCGCGGGCGAGTCGTCACAGGTACGGGCGCTGCGCCGCCACCTCGTGCAGGAACGCCGGTTCGACCGCAGGCGCCTGACGTTCGCCGGGTACTGGCGGCGCGGGCTGAGCGAGGAGCAGGTGCGCGAGGCGGCGACGGGCTCGGACGCGTAG
- a CDS encoding beta-N-acetylhexosaminidase, producing the protein MRLHRTQRTALPRLLGSLLLVTAAGIAGIGAAPDGNAASHGPFAAPSPRPLGQILPAPAEAKPGGAPYSITANTRIRVEGDSREARQVGDYLAGVLRPSTGYALPVTGRGGDGIRLRLDPHDSGSGAEGYTLKSNPGSVTITARGPAGLFHGVQTLRQLLPADVEKNSRQKGPWKVAGGTVEDTPRYAYRSAMLDVSRHFFSVTEVKRYIDQLALYKMNKLHLHLSDDQGWRIAIDSWPRLATYGGQTEVGGGTGGSYTKSDYREIVRYASSRYLEVVPEIDMPGHTNAALASYAELNCDGVAPPLYTGTAVGFSSLCVPKAITYDFVDDVVRELAELTPGKYLHIGGDEAHSTSHADYVTFMNKAQAVVAEHGKTVIGWHQLTGATPVEGAVAQYWGYDRTGAAERKQVADAAVNGTKLVLSPADRSYLDMKYDKDTELGLAWAGYVSVQRSYDWNPATYLDGAPAGSVLGVEAPLWSETLTNSDEIEQMAFPRLPGVAELGWSPAATHDWDAYKVRLGAQGPRFSALGINYYRAPQVPWAAE; encoded by the coding sequence GTGAGACTGCACAGGACACAGCGCACCGCCCTTCCCCGTCTGCTCGGCTCGCTGCTGCTCGTCACGGCGGCCGGTATCGCCGGCATCGGCGCGGCGCCGGACGGCAACGCGGCGAGCCACGGCCCGTTCGCCGCCCCCTCGCCCCGCCCGCTCGGGCAGATACTGCCCGCCCCCGCCGAGGCGAAGCCCGGCGGCGCCCCGTACAGCATCACGGCGAACACCAGGATCCGTGTCGAGGGCGACTCCCGCGAGGCCCGGCAGGTCGGCGACTACCTGGCGGGCGTGCTCCGCCCCTCCACCGGCTACGCCCTGCCGGTCACCGGCCGCGGCGGCGACGGCATCCGGCTCCGGCTCGACCCCCACGACAGCGGATCCGGCGCCGAGGGCTACACCCTGAAGTCGAACCCCGGCTCCGTCACCATCACCGCGCGCGGCCCGGCAGGGCTCTTCCACGGCGTCCAGACGCTCCGCCAGCTGCTCCCGGCGGATGTGGAGAAGAACAGCCGCCAGAAGGGCCCGTGGAAGGTCGCGGGCGGCACGGTCGAGGACACACCCCGCTACGCGTACCGCAGCGCCATGCTGGACGTGTCCCGGCACTTCTTCTCCGTCACCGAGGTCAAGCGCTACATCGACCAGCTCGCCCTCTACAAGATGAACAAGCTCCACCTGCATCTCTCCGACGACCAGGGCTGGCGCATCGCCATCGACTCCTGGCCGCGCCTCGCCACGTACGGCGGGCAGACGGAGGTCGGCGGTGGCACCGGCGGCTCCTACACGAAGAGCGACTACCGGGAGATCGTCCGCTACGCCTCCTCCCGCTATCTGGAGGTCGTGCCGGAGATCGACATGCCCGGCCACACCAACGCGGCGCTCGCCTCGTACGCGGAGCTGAACTGCGACGGCGTCGCGCCGCCGCTCTACACCGGCACCGCCGTCGGCTTCAGCTCGCTCTGCGTCCCGAAGGCCATCACGTACGACTTCGTCGACGACGTCGTCCGTGAGCTGGCCGAGCTCACCCCCGGCAAGTACCTCCACATCGGCGGCGACGAGGCGCACTCCACCAGCCACGCGGACTATGTGACCTTCATGAACAAGGCGCAGGCCGTCGTCGCCGAGCACGGCAAGACCGTGATCGGCTGGCACCAGCTGACCGGGGCCACGCCCGTCGAGGGCGCGGTCGCCCAGTACTGGGGTTACGACCGGACGGGCGCGGCCGAGCGCAAGCAGGTGGCGGACGCCGCCGTGAACGGCACCAAGCTGGTGCTGTCCCCGGCCGACCGGAGCTACCTCGACATGAAGTACGACAAGGACACCGAGCTGGGTCTGGCCTGGGCCGGTTATGTCTCCGTCCAGCGCAGTTACGACTGGAACCCGGCGACGTACCTGGACGGCGCCCCGGCGGGCTCCGTCCTCGGCGTCGAGGCGCCGCTCTGGTCGGAGACCCTGACCAACAGCGACGAGATCGAGCAGATGGCGTTCCCGCGGCTGCCGGGTGTGGCGGAGCTCGGGTGGTCGCCCGCGGCCACGCACGACTGGGACGCGTACAAGGTGCGGCTCGGCGCGCAGGGGCCGAGGTTCTCCGCGCTCGGCATCAACTACTACCGCGCGCCGCAGGTTCCCTGGGCCGCGGAGTGA
- a CDS encoding Ig-like domain repeat protein yields MRTRTVSTALAVLFSSTALAVGTTGSAMADSSKALPISSYGDIAVDGVHKRVYISDPSGNKVVVTDYAGKVVTTVPNLPGVQDLAIAPDSRSVYAAVPGSDAVVAIETTTSTAAAQYSTGENTRPQTLAVAGGRVWFMYGEQPSHHLGSFDPAQSSPEVALDQLPGIGWYDAPELESTGNTLVLGVHGTWSGLAVYDVSTSTPVLRKQGMPSEAANYMDDFALSADGKKIVAASGESPYAATAINTDDLTRTGGYPTKADHPNSAAIAPDGTVALSTYSWYDTDIYIYKPGATTPYRTYTYDQGTPGGDTITSQGLAWAPDGTKLFALANGYGGPFLRVLDDATRYPVKATVSAPAKATRAKKLDVTGKLTSGKSFPSGSKVTVTRTDIDSPKGKSLGAKTVGSSGAFSFSDTPPAGGNVTYTATYAGDATHAPASGKDTVAVSRTATALTLNRNGSTYSYGAKVSFTAHLGKTYKNRTVEIWADPFGADKPKKLLKKGKVNSKGNLSVTVSMTRNTAVTAVTAGDARSGSKTVKSTAYAKVKVSTSVSKQYKTGKIGSTTYYWFHKNTDPVLTTSMTYYKGRQQRFGLQVYYQGKWYDADPEYFALGTTGKSVVRLEAPGQSGIRARMRSSYVKGSSGDNVNSTTHGAWKYLYFTK; encoded by the coding sequence GTGCGCACGCGCACCGTGTCGACCGCGCTCGCGGTCCTCTTCAGCTCGACGGCGCTGGCCGTCGGCACCACGGGGTCGGCCATGGCCGACTCCAGCAAGGCCCTGCCGATCTCCTCGTACGGCGACATCGCCGTGGACGGTGTACACAAGCGGGTCTACATCAGCGATCCGAGCGGCAACAAGGTCGTCGTCACCGACTACGCGGGCAAGGTCGTGACGACCGTCCCGAATCTCCCTGGCGTACAGGATCTGGCGATCGCACCCGACTCCCGTTCCGTCTACGCGGCCGTCCCGGGCAGCGACGCCGTCGTGGCCATCGAGACGACCACCTCGACGGCCGCCGCGCAGTACAGCACCGGCGAGAACACCCGGCCCCAGACGCTGGCGGTGGCGGGCGGGCGGGTCTGGTTCATGTACGGCGAGCAGCCATCGCACCACCTGGGCTCGTTCGACCCCGCGCAGAGCAGCCCGGAGGTCGCCCTCGACCAGCTCCCCGGCATCGGCTGGTACGACGCCCCCGAGCTGGAGTCCACCGGGAACACCCTGGTGCTCGGCGTCCACGGCACCTGGTCCGGACTGGCCGTGTACGACGTGTCGACGAGCACCCCCGTCCTGCGCAAGCAGGGCATGCCGTCCGAGGCCGCGAACTACATGGACGACTTCGCACTCAGCGCCGACGGCAAGAAGATCGTCGCCGCCTCGGGCGAGTCCCCCTACGCGGCGACCGCGATCAACACCGACGACCTCACCCGTACCGGCGGCTATCCGACCAAGGCGGACCATCCCAACTCGGCCGCGATCGCCCCGGACGGCACGGTCGCCCTGTCCACCTACAGCTGGTACGACACGGACATCTACATCTACAAGCCCGGCGCGACGACGCCGTACCGCACGTACACGTACGACCAGGGCACGCCGGGCGGCGACACCATCACCTCGCAAGGACTGGCGTGGGCCCCCGACGGGACCAAGCTGTTCGCCCTCGCCAACGGCTACGGCGGGCCGTTCCTGCGGGTCCTCGACGACGCCACCCGCTACCCGGTCAAGGCCACCGTCTCCGCGCCCGCCAAGGCGACCCGCGCCAAGAAGCTCGACGTCACCGGCAAACTGACCTCCGGCAAGTCTTTCCCCTCGGGCTCCAAGGTCACCGTCACCCGGACCGATATCGACTCCCCCAAGGGCAAGTCGCTCGGCGCGAAGACGGTCGGTTCGTCCGGTGCGTTCTCCTTCAGCGACACCCCGCCCGCCGGCGGCAACGTCACCTACACGGCGACGTACGCGGGCGACGCCACGCACGCGCCCGCATCGGGCAAGGACACGGTCGCCGTCTCGCGCACCGCCACCGCCCTCACGCTCAACCGCAACGGCAGCACCTACTCCTACGGCGCCAAGGTCTCGTTCACCGCCCACCTCGGCAAGACGTACAAGAACCGCACCGTCGAGATCTGGGCCGATCCCTTCGGCGCCGACAAGCCCAAGAAGCTGCTGAAGAAGGGCAAGGTCAACTCCAAGGGCAACCTGTCGGTCACCGTGAGCATGACCCGTAACACCGCGGTCACCGCGGTCACCGCGGGCGATGCCCGCTCGGGTTCCAAGACCGTGAAGTCGACCGCGTATGCCAAGGTGAAGGTCTCCACCTCCGTCTCCAAGCAGTACAAAACAGGCAAGATCGGTTCCACGACGTACTACTGGTTCCACAAGAACACCGACCCGGTCCTCACCACGTCGATGACGTACTACAAGGGCCGCCAGCAGCGCTTCGGGCTCCAGGTCTACTACCAGGGCAAGTGGTACGACGCGGACCCCGAGTACTTCGCGCTGGGCACCACCGGCAAGTCCGTAGTCCGCCTCGAAGCCCCTGGCCAGTCCGGCATCCGCGCCCGGATGCGCTCCTCGTACGTCAAGGGCTCCTCGGGTGACAACGTGAACTCGACGACGCACGGCGCGTGGAAGTACCTGTACTTCACGAAGTAG
- a CDS encoding IucA/IucC family protein, giving the protein MSATIESAAHLTPGHWATANRLLIRKALAEFSHERLLVPAPLGDDRYAMRGDDASNEYRFTARLFALDHWQVEADSITRHRHGCELPLDAAEFFVELRSTLGLSAEILPVYLEEISATLAGTAFKLTKPPVTSAELVRAGFQAIETGMTEGHPCFVANNGRLGFGVDEYRAYAPEAASGIRLVWLAAHRDRATFTAGAGLDYETLMEGELSEETRTRFAATMSGLGLDLDDYLLIPVHPWQWWNKLAVTFAGELAQRHLVCLGEGEDTYLAQQSIRTFFNTSAPDRHYVKTALSVLNMGFMRGLSAAYMEATPAINDWLAGLIEGDEVLRAARFSIIRERAAVGYHHGTYEAATAKGSPYLKMLAALWRESPVPGLAPGERAATMASLLHTDHEGGSVAAALIAESGLEPAVWLRHYLDAYLVPVLHSFYAYDLVFMPHGENVILVVEDGVVRRTVFKDIAEEIAVMDPDTVLPPRVERIRAEVPEDMKLLSVLTDVFDCFLRFLGAGLASEGVLGEETFWRTVADCVTGYQTSVPHLSGKFEQYDMFTEEFALSCLNRLQLRNNEQMVDLTDPSGALQLVGRLKNPIAGRA; this is encoded by the coding sequence ATGTCCGCCACCATCGAAAGCGCCGCCCACCTCACCCCCGGCCACTGGGCCACCGCCAACCGGCTGCTGATCCGCAAGGCGCTCGCCGAGTTCAGCCACGAGCGGCTGCTGGTCCCGGCGCCGCTCGGCGACGACCGCTACGCGATGCGCGGCGACGACGCGTCGAACGAGTACCGCTTCACCGCCCGGCTCTTCGCCCTCGACCACTGGCAGGTCGAGGCCGACTCGATCACCCGCCACCGGCACGGCTGCGAACTCCCGCTGGACGCCGCCGAGTTCTTCGTGGAGCTGCGTTCCACGCTGGGCCTCTCGGCGGAGATCCTGCCCGTCTATCTGGAGGAGATCTCCGCCACCCTGGCCGGTACCGCGTTCAAGCTGACCAAGCCGCCCGTCACCTCCGCCGAGCTGGTCCGGGCCGGGTTCCAGGCCATCGAGACGGGCATGACCGAGGGCCACCCCTGCTTCGTCGCCAACAACGGGCGGCTCGGCTTCGGCGTGGACGAGTACCGGGCGTACGCCCCCGAGGCCGCTTCCGGGATCCGTCTGGTCTGGCTCGCCGCCCACCGCGACCGCGCCACCTTCACCGCGGGCGCCGGACTCGACTACGAGACCCTGATGGAAGGCGAGTTGTCCGAGGAGACCCGGACCCGGTTCGCGGCCACGATGAGCGGACTCGGGCTCGACCTCGACGACTACCTGCTGATCCCCGTCCACCCGTGGCAGTGGTGGAACAAGCTGGCCGTCACCTTCGCCGGGGAGCTCGCGCAGCGGCATCTGGTCTGCCTCGGAGAGGGCGAGGACACCTACCTCGCGCAGCAGTCCATCCGTACGTTCTTCAACACCAGCGCTCCGGACCGGCATTACGTCAAAACGGCGCTTTCCGTCCTCAACATGGGCTTCATGCGCGGCCTCTCCGCCGCGTACATGGAGGCGACGCCGGCGATCAACGACTGGCTGGCCGGGCTGATCGAGGGCGACGAGGTGCTGCGGGCGGCCCGCTTCTCGATCATCCGGGAGCGGGCGGCCGTCGGCTACCACCACGGGACGTACGAGGCGGCCACCGCCAAGGGCTCCCCGTACCTGAAGATGCTCGCGGCGCTGTGGCGGGAGAGCCCCGTCCCGGGCCTCGCCCCCGGCGAGCGGGCCGCGACCATGGCCTCGCTGCTCCACACCGACCACGAGGGCGGCTCCGTGGCCGCGGCGCTGATCGCCGAGTCGGGGCTGGAGCCCGCGGTGTGGCTGCGCCACTACCTGGACGCGTACCTGGTGCCGGTGCTGCACAGCTTCTACGCGTACGACCTGGTGTTCATGCCGCACGGTGAGAACGTCATCCTCGTCGTCGAGGACGGGGTCGTACGGCGCACGGTCTTCAAGGACATCGCCGAGGAGATCGCCGTCATGGACCCGGACACGGTGCTGCCGCCGCGGGTCGAGCGGATCCGGGCCGAGGTCCCCGAGGACATGAAGCTGCTCTCCGTCCTCACCGATGTCTTCGACTGCTTCCTGCGCTTCCTGGGCGCCGGCCTGGCGAGCGAGGGCGTCCTCGGAGAGGAGACGTTCTGGCGGACGGTCGCGGACTGCGTCACCGGGTACCAAACCTCGGTACCGCACCTCTCCGGGAAGTTCGAGCAGTACGACATGTTCACGGAGGAGTTCGCGCTGTCCTGCCTGAACCGGCTGCAACTGCGGAACAACGAGCAGATGGTCGATCTCACCGATCCGTCGGGGGCGCTGCAGCTGGTCGGCAGGCTGAAGAACCCGATCGCGGGGCGGGCCTGA
- a CDS encoding GNAT family N-acetyltransferase, which produces MTADLGTFTTRPLDPLADAELVHGWVTHPKAAFWLMGDAELQDVEREYLAIAAHPHHDAFIGLYDGEPAFLMERYNPAEAELKGLYEAEPGDIGMHFLVAPADTPLHGFTLAVITTVLEALFADPAVRRVVVEPDVRNTAVHALNKAVGFEVLGEMAKPEKNALLSACTREQFAAATGGSA; this is translated from the coding sequence ATGACCGCCGACCTCGGCACCTTCACCACCCGTCCGCTGGACCCCCTTGCCGACGCCGAACTGGTGCACGGCTGGGTCACCCACCCCAAGGCCGCCTTCTGGCTGATGGGCGACGCGGAACTCCAGGACGTCGAGCGGGAGTACCTGGCGATCGCCGCCCACCCGCACCACGACGCCTTCATCGGGCTGTACGACGGGGAGCCCGCCTTCCTGATGGAGCGGTACAACCCCGCCGAGGCCGAACTCAAGGGGCTGTACGAGGCCGAGCCCGGCGACATCGGGATGCACTTCCTGGTCGCCCCGGCCGACACCCCGCTGCACGGCTTCACGCTCGCCGTGATCACCACCGTGCTGGAGGCGCTGTTCGCCGACCCGGCCGTACGCCGGGTCGTCGTCGAACCCGACGTACGCAACACCGCGGTGCACGCGCTCAACAAGGCGGTCGGCTTCGAGGTGCTGGGCGAGATGGCCAAACCGGAGAAGAACGCCCTGCTCAGCGCCTGCACCCGGGAACAGTTCGCCGCGGCGACCGGGGGCAGTGCCTGA
- a CDS encoding lysine N(6)-hydroxylase/L-ornithine N(5)-oxygenase family protein: protein MTALPEPRDQRAAHDFIGIGLGPFNLGLACLTEPIDELNGVFLESKPDFDWHSGMFLEGAHLQTPFMSDLVTMADPTSPYSFLNYLKEHGRLYSFYIRENFYPLRTEYNDYCRWAAAKLSSVRFCETVESVTYDVGTALYTARTATGGAFRAPRLVLGTGTPPHIPDACQGLGGDYLHNSRYLEGKKALQAKDSITLVGSGQSAAEIYYDLLSEIDVHGYRLNWVTRSPRFFPLEYTKLTLEMTSPEYIDYFHALPEETRYRLESGQKGLFKGIDGELIDAIFDLLYQKNLPGPVPTRLLTNSSLTSARYEESSGTYTLGLHQDEQAKDYTLTTEGLILATGYRYIAPAFLEPIADRLRHDGRGRFDVARNYSIDTTGHGVFLQNAGTHTHSITSPDLGMGAYRNAYIIGELLGREHYPVEKSIAFQEFAV from the coding sequence TTGACCGCGCTTCCTGAACCCCGCGATCAGCGGGCCGCCCACGACTTCATCGGGATCGGGCTCGGCCCGTTCAATCTCGGGCTCGCCTGCCTGACCGAGCCGATCGACGAGCTGAACGGGGTGTTTCTGGAGTCGAAGCCGGACTTCGACTGGCACTCCGGGATGTTCCTCGAAGGGGCCCATCTCCAGACGCCGTTCATGTCGGACCTGGTCACGATGGCCGACCCGACCTCGCCGTACTCCTTTCTGAACTATCTGAAGGAACACGGGCGGCTGTACTCCTTCTACATCCGGGAGAACTTCTACCCGCTGCGGACCGAGTACAACGACTACTGCCGCTGGGCCGCCGCGAAGCTGAGCAGCGTCCGCTTCTGCGAGACCGTCGAATCGGTCACGTACGACGTGGGCACCGCGCTCTACACCGCCCGTACCGCCACCGGCGGCGCCTTCCGCGCCCCGCGGCTCGTGCTGGGCACCGGGACTCCCCCGCACATCCCGGATGCCTGCCAGGGCCTGGGTGGCGACTATCTGCACAACTCCCGTTATCTGGAAGGGAAAAAGGCTCTCCAGGCGAAGGACTCCATCACCCTCGTCGGCAGCGGGCAGAGCGCGGCCGAGATCTATTACGACCTGCTCTCCGAGATCGATGTGCACGGCTACCGGCTGAACTGGGTGACGCGCTCGCCGCGTTTCTTCCCGCTGGAGTACACCAAGCTGACGCTGGAGATGACCTCCCCGGAGTACATCGACTACTTCCACGCGCTGCCCGAGGAGACCCGCTACCGGCTGGAGTCCGGGCAGAAGGGCCTCTTCAAGGGCATCGACGGAGAGCTGATCGACGCGATCTTCGACCTGCTCTACCAGAAGAACCTGCCCGGCCCCGTCCCGACCCGGCTCCTCACCAACTCCTCTCTGACCAGCGCCCGTTACGAGGAGAGCAGCGGTACGTACACGCTGGGACTGCACCAGGACGAACAGGCCAAGGACTACACCCTCACCACCGAGGGCCTGATCCTCGCCACCGGTTACCGGTACATTGCGCCCGCCTTTCTGGAGCCGATCGCCGACCGGCTGCGCCACGACGGCCGGGGCCGCTTCGACGTGGCCCGCAACTACTCCATCGACACCACCGGGCACGGCGTCTTCCTGCAGAACGCGGGCACGCACACCCACTCGATCACCTCACCCGACCTGGGCATGGGTGCCTACCGCAACGCGTACATCATCGGCGAACTGCTCGGCCGTGAGCACTACCCGGTCGAGAAGTCCATAGCCTTCCAGGAGTTCGCCGTATGA
- a CDS encoding pyridoxal phosphate-dependent decarboxylase family protein, protein MRSHLLNDTTAEHYRRSVTAGVARVAATLAATDRPFTGISVDELTPVVGAIDLDRPLGDASAALDELDSVYLRDAVYFHHPRYLGHLNCPVVIPAVLGEAVLSAVNSSLDTWDQSVGGTLIERRLIDWTAARIGLGPTADGIFTSGGTQSNLQALLLAREETKTPPHHFTRLRVFTSECSHFSVQKSAKLLGLGPDSVIAVPVDHNKRMQTVALARALEQCVAEGAVPMAVVATAGTTDFGSIDPLPEIAALCRQFSTWLHVDAAYGCGLLASRERRHLLDGIEHADSVTVDYHKSFFQPVSSSAVLVRDRATLRHATYHAEYLNPQRMAAERIPNQVDKSLQTTRRFDALKLWMTLRVMGADGIGELFDEVCDLAAEGWRLLAADPRFDVVVEPQLSTLVFRHIPSGVTAPSEIDRANLHARKALFASGEAVVAGTRVGGRQYLKFTLLNPETTAQDIAAVLDLISGHAEQYLGDSLDRAS, encoded by the coding sequence ATGCGTTCGCACCTGCTCAACGACACGACCGCGGAGCATTACCGGCGCTCCGTGACCGCAGGAGTCGCACGGGTCGCAGCCACACTCGCCGCCACAGACCGGCCGTTCACCGGAATCTCCGTCGACGAGCTCACTCCCGTCGTTGGCGCGATCGATCTGGACCGGCCGCTGGGCGACGCGTCCGCCGCCCTCGACGAGCTCGACAGCGTCTATCTCCGTGACGCCGTCTACTTCCACCACCCCCGCTACCTGGGCCACCTCAACTGCCCGGTCGTCATCCCCGCCGTCCTCGGCGAAGCCGTGCTCTCGGCCGTCAACTCCTCCCTGGACACCTGGGACCAGAGCGTCGGCGGCACCCTGATCGAGCGGCGCCTGATCGACTGGACCGCGGCCCGGATCGGCCTCGGACCGACCGCGGACGGCATCTTCACCAGCGGCGGTACGCAGTCCAATCTGCAGGCCCTGCTGCTCGCCCGGGAAGAGACCAAGACGCCGCCGCACCACTTCACCCGGCTGCGCGTCTTCACCTCGGAGTGCAGCCACTTCAGTGTCCAGAAGTCGGCGAAACTCCTCGGTCTGGGACCGGACTCGGTTATCGCCGTCCCCGTCGACCACAACAAGCGCATGCAGACCGTGGCGCTGGCCCGCGCCCTGGAGCAGTGCGTCGCCGAAGGCGCCGTACCGATGGCTGTCGTCGCCACCGCGGGCACCACCGACTTCGGTTCCATCGATCCGCTGCCCGAAATCGCCGCGCTCTGCCGGCAGTTCTCCACCTGGCTGCATGTCGACGCCGCGTACGGCTGCGGTCTGCTGGCCTCCCGTGAGCGCCGCCACCTCCTCGACGGCATCGAGCACGCCGACTCGGTCACCGTGGACTACCACAAGTCCTTCTTCCAGCCGGTCAGTTCCTCGGCCGTGCTGGTCCGGGACCGGGCGACGCTGCGCCACGCCACGTACCACGCGGAGTACCTCAACCCGCAGCGAATGGCCGCCGAACGCATTCCTAACCAGGTGGACAAGTCGCTGCAGACCACCCGCAGGTTCGACGCCCTGAAACTGTGGATGACGCTGCGCGTCATGGGCGCCGACGGCATCGGCGAGCTCTTCGACGAGGTCTGCGACCTTGCCGCCGAGGGCTGGCGGCTGCTCGCCGCCGACCCGCGGTTCGACGTCGTCGTCGAGCCCCAGCTGTCCACACTGGTGTTCCGCCACATCCCGTCCGGCGTCACCGCGCCCAGCGAGATCGACCGGGCCAATCTCCACGCCCGCAAGGCGCTCTTCGCCTCCGGCGAGGCCGTCGTCGCCGGTACGAGGGTCGGCGGCCGTCAATACCTGAAGTTCACCCTGCTCAACCCCGAAACGACCGCGCAGGACATCGCCGCGGTACTCGATCTGATCTCCGGCCACGCCGAGCAGTACCTGGGAGACTCCCTTGACCGCGCTTCCTGA